A single Loxodonta africana isolate mLoxAfr1 chromosome 24, mLoxAfr1.hap2, whole genome shotgun sequence DNA region contains:
- the CIMIP1 gene encoding ciliary microtubule inner protein 1, translating to MAQKPISTAAAERMNLVAQDEIWKCRLKAETEARKNWAQNWGFLTTPLEQLLKCEGEEPPTPKPKIELPESFRIRPVTPVEKYIKVLPSPPVPETTQGFIGWRSGQPGLNKCLEHDQEIRSCKGAYAKELGWPKQGIH from the exons ATGGCCCAGAAGCCGATCAGCACCGCCGCGGCGGAGCGCATGAACCTCGTGGCTCAGGACGAGATCTG GAAATGCCGCCTGAAGGCTGAAACCGAAGCACGGAAAAACTGGGCCCAGAACTGGGGATTTTTAACCACCCCCCTCGAGCAG TTGCTCAAGTGTGAAGGAGAAGAGCCCCCCACCCCAAAGCCCAAAATCGAGCTACCTGAGAGTTTCCGAATCCGGCCTGTGACCCCAGTGGAGAAATACATCAAG GTCCTCCCGTCTCCCCCAGTCCCAGAGACTACCCAGGGCTTCATTGGCTGGAGATCGGGGCAGCCGGGCCTCAACAAGTGCCTGGAACATGACCAAGAGATCCGTAGCTGCAAGGGGGCCTATGCCAAGGAACTGGGCTGGCCAAAGCAGGGCATACACTGA